GGAAAACCCAATCTTTGTAAACCACAGCTGACATTTCCATGGCAAATTTGGATGGAAAAACTGTACTCTCAAGAACTCCACCAGCATTGATTAGGATCTGTCTTGCCAAAGCATTTATATTCATTGTGTCCCGAAAATGAGGATATAGAAGCTTATGAATAGGGTGAAGCACACTTAGGTTCCTGTTTGTTGCAATCACAAATGGCTCAATCACTGCATGTGTATTCAACCTGCGAAGATGATCAAACGTATTAGATTTAACACATTAAGGGTAGCCCAGTGCTCTAAAGCTCCTGATATCCGGGGAAGGACCAAACTACAAGCATATATTATACACAGCCTTATTATGCATTTCTGCAAGAGGCTGTTTTCACGGCTTGAACCCATGAACTCCTGGTTACATgtcaacaactttaccagttactacAAGGCTCCCCTTTGAATTAGTCATTATTGTGTATCATAAATTGCTATAGAAGTCTTTTGACATAAGGGAGTTACCAATGACTAATTAGCTGATGAACACCAGAGTCATTCACTGCAAcataagctttggccaattGCCAGATAGAGCTCTCAACACCTTGATCACTTGGAGTATACACTTTGCTAGTAACACCAAATTGATCTCCATCTGGATGTGGCAAACTCAATTCAATTGCTAGTGGCTTCAAAGATCCATTATCTTGCAAGAAGAGCAAAGTTCTCGAGGCataggtttttgttgttgtagtgTTTATCCTCCTCAAATATGGTATAAGAACATCATGGTGGTTCAGTATGAAAAGCTTATTATTGTTGATCGCCTAACAAATAACATGTTAAAATCCTTATTTAGTACTTGTAAACGAAACATATCTTAATTGTACAAACAAGTGTGGAATTTCGAGTAAATATATTACCTCATCAATCGTTAGTCCATCCAACTTATCCTCTATGTGTTCTGCAGTAATTGTACTATTTTGATTTCCATATACTTCGGGATCTAGCTTGCTCTTTGGAGGAAATTCCTAGCAAATTAAACAAGAAACATAAGATCAACATTCTTTATCTACACGAAGCCTATAGATAATTGAAAGGAACCATCTTACTTGAAGTCTACTTATTATGACAGGATTAACTCCAGCTAGCATTTCTCTCGCGAATTCTTCATCAGTCCTCCATGCTGTTTTACTATCTGCACCATCAATACTTAAATCATACAAACacataaaaatgaaagaaaattattGACTAGATTACTTCTTTATGATGTAACAATTTGTACCTTGAATCACTAGAGGAGTTGGAAACCTCAATATTCCTTCACCGTCTGTTCGAAGGAGTTCTTTTATCATCTCTAGAGGAATAGCATCAGTGAGAGCTTTAAATAAAGGTCCTTGAGGAAGTTTGATCCCTCCTTCATAGAGTCTAAGTACATCCTCGAAACTATCGAACTCATTAGGTGTGCCATCAAACAGGGCATGTAATTCAGGGAGGATGAATTGAACAATGGATTTCAAAGCATATGTTAGGAAGTCTGACATCTTCAAGTGACCAAAACGTTCGTCTCTTGGTACATAGATGTCTAAGCTCAGAATAAGTGGAATCCTGCTTTCACTTTTAGGATCTAtccaaaacaaaacaaaacaatgtAATTGCAGAGTTGCTTTCCAAAAAACTAAACGCGTTGAGTAGTTACATAGAATGGACTAATGTATGTGAACGTCTAACCTGTTCGTGTTGGTGCTCTACCAGTTCTTCCTCTACGAGGATATGGGTAGTCAGCAGAACCTCCTAAGGTAGTTCTAACATGTTGTGCACCTTGATCTGGATTACCTAAGTCATTGTAGACATCATAGTCATAAATCCTATCCCATTCTTCGCGCTTTCCAGTTCCATCTCCTCTTAAAGTTAGCAATTCATTTTCTCTGTATTTGCGCAAAGGTTCTGGTGTTTCACTTGGGAGGTATGGCTGCATAAACAATCAAAACATTGCTAAAACTTTTGATTTTGATAGCACTTTCCCTTTTTTCAGATGCTCAACGGGTTGTTTCGTAGCTGGTTAGAGTTATGCAGGTATACATGAATCAGTTACAAGGGAATTTATGTATGGATGAGTTATACAAGGTTAGTCATTCATGTAGTTATACTTGTTTCTAATTTGTAAACCAAACaccatattaattttatatatgaataaCTTACCTCTTGACTAACTACCAAACATGACATAACTTATACAACATTTAATACCTACATAGCTCACTACGTGGCGTTACTTATACAACATTTAATTACTTATACAACATTTAATATCTGCATAACTCACTATGTGACATTAGCTATGTTGGAAATCTTACGGAAAATACTCCATCATAGCGAACACTAACACGTTATC
The genomic region above belongs to Solanum dulcamara chromosome 5, daSolDulc1.2, whole genome shotgun sequence and contains:
- the LOC129888963 gene encoding probable linoleate 9S-lipoxygenase 4, with the protein product MFSHIMEGLTGHHDSKKVKGTVVMMKKNALDFTDLAGSLTDKIFEALGQKVSFQLISSVQGDPANGLQGKRSNPAYLENFLFTITPLAAGESAFGVTFDWNEEFGVPGAFIIKNMHINEFFLKSLTLEDVPNHGKVHFVCNSWVYPSFRYKSDRIFFANQPYLPSETPEPLRKYRENELLTLRGDGTGKREEWDRIYDYDVYNDLGNPDQGAQHVRTTLGGSADYPYPRRGRTGRAPTRTDPKSESRIPLILSLDIYVPRDERFGHLKMSDFLTYALKSIVQFILPELHALFDGTPNEFDSFEDVLRLYEGGIKLPQGPLFKALTDAIPLEMIKELLRTDGEGILRFPTPLVIQDSKTAWRTDEEFAREMLAGVNPVIISRLQEFPPKSKLDPEVYGNQNSTITAEHIEDKLDGLTIDEAINNNKLFILNHHDVLIPYLRRINTTTTKTYASRTLLFLQDNGSLKPLAIELSLPHPDGDQFGVTSKVYTPSDQGVESSIWQLAKAYVAVNDSGVHQLISHWLNTHAVIEPFVIATNRNLSVLHPIHKLLYPHFRDTMNINALARQILINAGGVLESTVFPSKFAMEMSAVVYKDWVFPDQALPADLVKRGVAVEDSSSPHGVRLLIEDYPYAVDGLEIWSAIKSWVTDYCSFYYGSDEDILKDNELQDWWKELREVGHGDKKDEPWWPEMETPQELIDSCTTIIWIASALHAAVNFGQYPYAGYLPNRPTVSRRFMPEPGTPEYEELKKNPDKAFLKTITAQLQTLLGVSLIEILSRHTTDEIYLGQRESPEWTKDKEPLAAFDNFGKKLTDIENQIIQRNGDQILINRSGPVKAPYTLLFPTSEGGLTGKGIPNSVSI